In Granulicella cerasi, the following proteins share a genomic window:
- the greB gene encoding transcription elongation factor GreB yields the protein MPATTVRNYITPGGLERLKAEHQFLLNKDRPAVTEAVAWAASLGDRSENADYQYAKRRLRQIDGRIRFLSKRIEAADVIDPEAPRSKLQEAKAFFGATVLYENAAGDEREVCIVGVDEVDLDRNHVSWQSPIGRALMRSAEGDRVVLDAPGGKENLKVLEIRYERIEVEPFVEPIGSYASARKP from the coding sequence GTGCCTGCGACGACAGTGCGGAACTACATTACGCCCGGTGGGCTCGAGCGGTTGAAGGCGGAGCACCAGTTTTTGCTCAACAAAGACCGTCCGGCTGTGACGGAGGCCGTGGCGTGGGCGGCGAGTCTGGGGGATCGTAGCGAGAACGCGGACTATCAATACGCCAAGCGCAGGCTGCGACAGATCGACGGGCGGATTCGCTTTCTGTCCAAGCGCATTGAAGCTGCAGATGTGATCGACCCTGAGGCTCCGCGGTCGAAGCTGCAAGAGGCGAAGGCGTTCTTCGGTGCGACGGTGCTTTATGAAAATGCCGCTGGAGATGAGCGCGAGGTTTGCATCGTTGGCGTCGATGAAGTGGACCTTGATCGCAACCATGTAAGTTGGCAGTCGCCGATAGGACGCGCGCTTATGCGTTCGGCAGAGGGCGATCGTGTCGTGCTCGATGCTCCAGGTGGCAAGGAGAACTTGAAGGTGCTCGAGATTCGTTATGAGCGGATTGAAGTAGAGCCGTTCGTGGAGCCGATTGGCTCATACGCTTCTGCGCGCAAGCCGTAG
- a CDS encoding TetR/AcrR family transcriptional regulator, with translation MSKPSTRERLIEVGLRLLRSAGYSAAGINQILQAAEIPKGSFYHHFSTKDEFVIEVIERYATGEMERLERNIQSASLSPLKKLRAYFKDLIATYGQRGGPISGCLLGNLSLEVGGQNEEIRTLLESAFSAWQKELAKIIREAIDAKELPRTVRPDDLAALLVNGWEGAQVRAKATQSDKPLELFFNYTFNVLLKP, from the coding sequence ATGAGCAAGCCATCCACACGCGAACGCTTGATCGAAGTCGGCCTGCGTCTTTTGCGCTCTGCAGGCTACTCGGCTGCGGGCATCAACCAGATCCTGCAAGCCGCCGAAATCCCCAAAGGCTCCTTCTACCATCACTTCTCCACCAAGGATGAGTTCGTGATAGAGGTGATCGAGCGCTATGCCACAGGAGAGATGGAACGCTTAGAGCGAAATATCCAGAGCGCCTCCCTTTCTCCGCTCAAGAAGCTGCGGGCTTACTTCAAAGACCTCATTGCAACATACGGTCAACGAGGCGGACCGATATCAGGTTGCTTACTAGGAAACCTCAGCCTTGAGGTGGGCGGCCAAAATGAAGAGATTCGCACTCTTCTTGAAAGCGCATTCTCTGCCTGGCAGAAAGAACTCGCGAAGATAATTCGCGAAGCGATCGACGCGAAGGAACTCCCGAGGACCGTCAGACCCGACGACTTGGCCGCCCTGCTCGTCAACGGCTGGGAAGGTGCACAGGTCCGAGCAAAAGCCACCCAGAGCGACAAACCTCTGGAACTCTTCTTTAACTACACGTTCAACGTTTTGCTGAAGCCATAG
- a CDS encoding SDR family NAD(P)-dependent oxidoreductase: MSTANSKGTVVITGASSGIGAVYADRFAKRGYNLLLIARDTKRLTSIADTLTAEYGIAVETLAADLTDRSSLLALETRLKADDTISILVNNAGFGGTKSLTDSDVDELENMIFLNVTALTRLTAAVLPSLIAKKAGAVINIASVVAVNPDVLNGTYSGSKAYVLSFTQSLFKNLKDTGVQVQAVLPGATRTEFWDRAGLPVHNLPEKNVMSAEDCVDAALVAFDQKELVTIPALPDVEVWNRYEQARLALYPFLSSKEAAPRYRA; this comes from the coding sequence ATGTCTACTGCAAACTCCAAAGGCACTGTCGTCATCACAGGAGCATCCTCCGGCATTGGCGCCGTCTACGCCGATCGCTTCGCCAAGCGCGGATACAATCTGCTACTCATTGCTCGGGACACAAAGCGTCTCACTTCCATCGCCGACACGCTGACCGCCGAGTACGGCATCGCAGTTGAAACATTGGCCGCCGACCTCACCGACAGGTCGTCGTTGCTTGCGCTCGAGACGAGGCTTAAAGCTGATGACACCATCTCCATCCTGGTCAACAATGCAGGCTTCGGCGGCACGAAATCTCTTACCGACTCCGACGTCGACGAGCTTGAAAACATGATCTTCCTCAACGTCACTGCGTTGACTCGACTCACCGCTGCCGTGCTCCCAAGTCTCATCGCGAAGAAGGCAGGAGCGGTGATCAATATCGCTTCGGTCGTGGCGGTCAACCCGGACGTGCTCAACGGGACTTACAGCGGCTCCAAGGCCTACGTGCTGAGCTTCACGCAGTCGCTCTTTAAGAACCTCAAGGACACCGGCGTACAGGTGCAGGCAGTCCTCCCCGGAGCCACACGAACGGAGTTCTGGGACCGCGCCGGGCTTCCGGTGCATAACCTCCCTGAGAAGAATGTGATGAGCGCCGAGGACTGCGTTGACGCGGCGCTGGTCGCCTTTGACCAGAAGGAACTCGTGACAATCCCAGCTCTTCCCGATGTAGAGGTATGGAACCGCTACGAGCAAGCACGCCTCGCGCTCTACCCGTTCCTCTCCAGCAAAGAAGCAGCACCACGTTACCGCGCATAA